The sequence below is a genomic window from Lycium ferocissimum isolate CSIRO_LF1 chromosome 9, AGI_CSIRO_Lferr_CH_V1, whole genome shotgun sequence.
caCAAGAGAATCAGCCAAGAACTCCTTCAAATCGCCTCAAAAGTGCTTAGGAATAATAAATGTAGGGTTTTAACTTAGGCATTGGGCCAGATTTCGGTCCCGTCATCCGTCGGGTAGCCGGTCACGAGTCGTGGGGCCACACAGCGGGCCCACGCCAACAGTTAGCTATTCGGCATCACGAGTCCGCCATAGTGAACTACCAACTGGTGTGGCGAATCACCACATATCCCTCCCCCTTACCATAGCGGACCAGGCCCTCGATGTGGAAAATCCGCTACGGCGTATCTGGTGCCGCTGCGGCGGACACCAGGCACTTGAATTTCCCTGGTTTTTCTCAATCTTAATCCTGACATCTgacaatcacccgagacctcACAAATACAAACTAGCCATGCATTCATACATAAAAGCTCGCTGCAGACTCACTCGAGgtctcagaatttccaacggagatTTATTTgatcgggtcaacacccaatggccaaatactaactttccaaccaataacccgAAATGCTTCCAAGTGCCTTGGGAACTGAACTAAACCAAACATCCCACTAAGTCATAATCGGCCATCCGGAAGTCTCGAAATTGACAGATTTCCAAAAAAgattcgtttacccaaaagttaactattgatcaaacatttttcactttaaggctctctTTCACATAAGTTATCATAATACTTGCCAAACTACCTTGGGAACCGTGCCACTATCCCCGCGGGTCAAAGTTACACTACTAGAGCTCGGAAAAGGATCAAcgagggtaaatgggtcaaaagcactataacgaccaaatgggtcgttacacttaATAACTTCGTCATTACTTCATCGTTGTCGGTCTATTAGATTTACTGAGTACATGTGCTTCCcatactcatactacacttgttgTACTTTTTGTGGTATCCCACAGAGTTGTCTGAGTTTGAGGCATCTGATTTTTGCAAATTGTGATGAGGTGCTTGGTTGATCACAATGCCATTCTCCCTCTATCCATTTAtgtattcctttttttttttttttttttttttacttattccAGATAGTGTATTGGATATCCAAGACTTGAATTTATACACTTAGTGACTCTTGCACACATGACACCAGTCTTGGATGGTATTTTGTATTTCAGcgctttgttttttttttgttttttgtttttttgtttttttaaagaaattgatATTTGGATATTACTACGTTATTACTTTACTTTCCGCTTATTTAAATTAAATGAATTGGCTAATCGGTAGTTGATGGTTCTTCTGCCGAGTGGAGTAGGTGCCTTCACAGCTAGTGAAATTTGGATCGTGAcatataattttttcatatacatttgtaatcctttttttttttttttaaatttcaagtcACGATTTTACTACCAttgttaatataatttatagaGGGGGAGGGTATATCATAACCTTCTCTGCAAATTTGAGAGATTGTCAACACAAACTCATACAAAGTACAACACCACATTTAAAACATATTGAAAACCAAAAGGATAAAAAATCTATCAAATGGTAATGACGCTAAAAAGATCATGGATGCTCGTATATGTGAGAgcatttcatcttctcttcttgACTCGGAATGAGAGAATTTGCTATCTATCAACAGTAAGTAGTCATTTGACTTGTCTTGCCATTATGTCTAAATGAGTATAGATGAGTGTTGTTTTCAGATTATGTTTCAAAGTAGCCCTTTTGTCTGTGACTTGATTGCCTTGGTCCTTTTCATCTCATCTTCAAGATATTGGAACATCTAAAATGCAGTTAACAAGTAAGAGGGAGTCAGAATTTTCAATTATTAGATCATGATCCTGTGAGATGCACTATTTTAGGCTAAAGAGGAGAGCATAAGCTTTAGTCCAATTGCTAGTTTCCTGTCCTACTGTCATGGCATATGCCATCAAGGCTTCCCCTTGTCTATCTCTTACCACTCCTCCCCCAACAAAATTTTCATTGATGCAACTTTCATCATTGTTGATTTTTACTACAAAAAGTGGTGGTTTCATCCATTTAATCGCAAGAGAAATTTGTCTTAGAAGGATAAATCAAATAACTTACAAATGTCCTCCCAGTAGTTGCCAAAAAAGACcttttttaagtttaatttaaCAATATGCAAGATATGAAATGAGAGTCGAGAGTTGAATTTAAAAACTGAAGGATACTCCAAGTCATGTTTGTTGCTACATCTCGATCTCCATAATTCCCACATTATGAGAAGAATCATGATCTTACATATACAAGAGtcgatgatttttttttttttattttttttttttattttttttttatgattctAAAAGTTAGTAAAAAGAGTTCtcataataaaatattttcatacgGTATACCCGAGTTGTCAGCGAGTAGACTCAAATGGTCTGAGCGAATTGACCACTGTAGAACTAGTGATCCCAAGTTTCAATGCCAGGGTTCATTATGGGAGATGAGCAGCCGCTAAATTTTGAGACCAAATAGTGCCCAAATATCAGTAGATACTTTATTATTGATAGCTCTCCAAGTTAAAAAGGACATTTTAAATGGAACATTTTTATgccatgttttgaaatcaaaggGAGCAATATATTTCCCTGTGTAAAATAGTCCCAGACAGATGAAATTGAGAATTTTCTATTTGAGGAATTTGTCCAAATTGGGACATCCTCCTTCTCTTGATTAACAGTGATGCGAGACGAGAAAATCATATTTCTTTAACCGCCTCAGGAGGATGAATAAGCAGATTAGACCAAATCCATTGGCCATTAATATAGGTCACATTCAACTTAGTGTTATCATGTGTGGTATTATCATCAAGACTGCTAAAAAGAGGATTGAAATTGATCAAGTTATCATATCAAAAGTTAATATCATCttcgccaaattttcaaagaaatATTTGTTCAACCTCATATTCGATCTTACACAATTCATTCCAACTATGAGATTGACCCACATTcctgttacgcctctcgttctcgtcgtagtagaacctatggtttcatagtcgggtatgcccttggaattgagactcgtatccgagttttggagatagaaagtatcttaccccgtgtacaaaggtaccagcaggtattcctggcaatttacagagttagaagttgaacgaatcgaatcgacgcgatctgagctAAACCTAAGAAAATATGTAGACACCAGTCATCATCGACGGGCCATCGTTGTGCGGCGTCGACAGGGTTCCGCAGCTAGAAATCTGCAGGCGTAGGTCGATAGgcaagtcgatggaccgtcgacacgtcgacgggtcgtcgacccgttTGTCGAACCGCACCGTTGGAGCTTTttaatttccaagtataaatatgtggttcacgaccttatttcttattttcctccattacAAATTAgagaaaccctaatattttctctcccattcatcattattagtggagatttggtaaggtCCGAGCCCCGTGGACCCGTGCTTGTCAAGAAGAAGGtagtttctagggtttcttcaagttgtgaagcttagggagttggagttgaagttgatctttaGAATcctagacccctcaaggtatgtaaatgatttctacccttacaATTAAGTTGATTACCGaaagttttagtggttttaagcgAAGAGAGGGTATTTGTGAACAGGTAAGTCACGAAGGTTAAGGTAGTGATTtgaggctattttaagagatgattggggataGATTagagtatatatttttatataagtgttgttattattgttgtggttgatgttggattgaatgggaagttgaagggttgttaagcttataagggaaatgttgcccataatTTGTCAAGCTCTATTcgtatttaaaataattagtaagcgaggtaaatagtctaattaaggcttACGTTATCTTAATTGCAGACTTCCAAGTTCGAgtggtagaagttggacgattggctatacttcaaggtatattaaggctattccttctttcattttggcatggtccttatgatatgaaccaacaaaCGAGCAAGAGAGCTtctatattactctactcttagaagtattaggagtactttagtccttgatgttcatgtaccccgtttatgattgctccttctgttcatgggtccagttttatgtatacagtgattcatgcattacattcatatatatacatattgacccgtgaccagaagacATTATTTAcacaagtattatatgtatatggggtatggaaaaTTGATAggtgttatatatgcattaccacctAATCAGttggtgcaccttgatgatgacatgtggatcgggtcgtacgtttcgcattattattatatgatatatgaatcggCCGTACGTTTcgcattattattatatgatatacgGATTGGGTCGTATGTTTCGCATTACTATTATACGGGATACGGATCGGATGAACGTTCCTCAACACTATGACCtacatttatgtatatgagcATGATTaccattgagagcatgcatattatgcgcccgcGCAGGCATTGTCGCTATACGTATTTATGCGTATACATAcgtatactagttcatacaagtacatgcataCAGCTATTTCACCATGAATTCGCATTTTATACAATGTTTTACGCCTTTTATACTCAAAACATTATGCGTTCGCCCCCGGGGTTTGTACCGACGGNNNNNNNNNNNNNNNNNNNNNNNNNNNNNNNNNNNNNNNNNNNNNNNNNNNNNNNNNNNNNNNNNNNNNNNNNNNNNNNNNNNNNNNNNNNNNNNNNNNNgtactccatagaggtccgtagacaaaggatatgtagtcgtgatattaTGCGACCTCACGagcgtgtattttgttgtacaagaTATATGTGTGGTGGCAAATCAGCTCACGCCGTTATTCTcggtgtttatgtttatatgtatgcattgGCCGTGAGTTCCGTGATGGTGTCTTTTATGTCGATTGTTCGGAGACAAGACAGCTCGATTCTGATTGTGTATGGGCTCGGATAGTCGGTAGAGCgataaatgcaagcataggagtgcttggccagtagtagtcgggcacttgttacggcccatcagtttgggtcgtgatagatttagaggatgaatattatgagagaAGAGAGGTTTTAGTGTCTTGTTTCCTTGGAGAAAACGAAATTGGAGGGGTGGTGGAGAGGATAAGAGCCAAAAGGGTATATATCTTACGTAGTaagataaggatgaaaaataataaaataaaataaaaaggggctgcccacttttataaatatctaatccatttaataaATTTACTAAGATAATCATAGTAGGAGTAGTTTATATAACTACACCATAACATTTCAAATAAGTTTCAAATATCGTTAAGTTCGCATTCACGAagtgcgaagtaaaatatacccttgtaTCAAGATATGATAAATCGAAAATTCAAGTATTcgcttaaaaaaaaacttttggggTGTTACAACTCTCTCCCCCTTAAGAAATTTCGTCCCGAAATTTACCTTATGCTAGTCTTGAAACAAATGGGAATATTGAATTCGCATATCCTCTTCTCGCTTCCGTGGGTAGCCTCTTTGCCGTAATGATTTCTCGAAAGGACTTTTACTAATGGGATTTTCTTGTTTCTCGGCTCATCTTTGTCTCATGTGTCAAGATTTGGATAGGTTCCTCTTCATATGTCAAGTCGGTGACCTCATGGATTCAACAGAAGAACATGAGATGGATCTGAGCGATATCTTCTatgcatagaaacatggaagacATTGTGGATCTTATCTAACTCCGGTGGAAGAGCTAGTTTATATGCAACTGGACCAACTCTCTCAAGTACTATGGTCCAATAAATCGAGgactaagttttcctttttggccAAACCTCACAATCTTCTTCCATGGAGAAACCTTTAAAAATACCTTATCTCCCACTTGATGTTCAATTTCACACCTTTTTAGATCagcataagacttttgtctaTCCGAGGCAATTTTTAGACGATCCTTGATGATTTTTACCTTATCTTCAGTTTGTTGCACAATCTCAGGACCAACCAATTTTCTTTCACCAACTTCACTCCAACAAAGAGGATATCTACATTTtctcccatataaggcttcgTAGGGAGGCATGCCAATACTTGattggtagctattattgtaagcgaaCTTTATCAAGGCTAGGTGTTTGTCCCAGCTACCCTCAAATTCCATAATGCCAGATcgaagcatatcttccaagattTGAATCACCCTCGAATTGGATCGTCGTACGTCCGAGATGGAAAGAAGTACTAAAGTTCAACCTAGTGCCCAAAGCTTCTTGCAAGCCAGTCCAGAATCTGGATGTAAACCTTGGGTCTCGGTCAGATACAATTGAAATAGGAACTCCATGCAGCCTCACAATCTCATTAACGTACAATTATGATAAACGTTCAAGTGGGTAGTCCATTTTGATGGCCAAGACATGAGCACTCTTGGTTAGCCTATCAACTATAACCCAAATTGCATCATGATTTCTTTGAGTGCATGGAAGCTCAGAAACAAAGTCCATAGTTTTTCTTTCTCATTTCCACTCAGGTATCGATAAGGGTTGTAACAAACCAGTTGGGACTTGATGCTCAACTTTTATTTGTTGACAaactaagcatttagaaatAAATTCCGCAATGTCCTTCTTTATACCATTCCACCAGTAGTGTTCTTTGATGGTTTGGTACATTTTAGTACCTCCAGGATACATTGCATATGGTGAAGTAGGTGCTTCATTCAAaatttctttcctcaagttgttatctttaggaacacataacctatttcGATAAAATAGAACACCATCCTCtcttaatttaaaatcaagCTTTCCTCCAGTTTGAACTTCTTTGATCAATTTCACAAGCTTCTCGTCTAACTTCTGTGCTTCTTTCACCTGTTCAAGTAGAACTGGGTTGACTTGAAAACTAGCAACAATAGATCCATCAGAATTAAATGCAAGACAATCATTCATGGCTCTTAATTTAAGAAACAACGGCAAATGACTTAGAGATAAACTAGCATAGGCTTTGCGACTTAGAGCATCtgccaccacattggctttatTCGGATGATAATCAATCGTGCAGTCATAATCTTTAATGAGTTCAAGCCATCTACGTTGtctcaaattcaactctttctaaGTACCCAAGTACTTCAAACTCTTGTGATCAGTAaatatgtgacacttttcgccatttaagtaatgcctccaaattttcaaagcaaataatATGGCAGCGAGCTCAAGGTCATGAGTAAGATAGTTCAATTCATGTGGTTTCAATTTTCGAGAGGCATACGCAACCACTTTCCCTTCCTGCATCAGGACATAACCCAAACCCTGATGAGAAGCATCACTATTTATCACATACTCTTTCCCTTCCGTTAGTAGAGTAAGTATAAGAGCTTGTGTCAATAAGGATTTGAGCTTTTCAAAGCTCTCTTGGTATTTGTCATCCCAAACGAACTTGACCTCCTTCCTCAAGAGTTTAGTCAAAGGAGAGGCTATAATGGAGAAGCCTTTgacaaaccttctatagtacCCCACTaagcccaagaaacttcttactTCAGTTGGACTTTTAGGTGGTTTCCATTCAACAGTTGCTTGAATCTTACTAGGATCCAACTTCACACCTTCAGCTGACACAACATGTCCCAGAAAACCCACTTCaccaagccaaaattcacatttggaaagcTTAGCATAAAGCCTTTTCTCTTCCAAAATTTGCAAAACAATTCGGAGATTCTTTTCATGATCTTCACTATTCTTggaatatattaaaatttcatctataaagaccaccacaaattgatcaagataaggcttaaacacgcaattcatcagatccataaatgTTGCAGGAGCATTTGTCAACACGAATGGCATCACCAAGAATTCTAATGACCATATCGAGTCCTAAAGACAGTTTTAGGGATATCTTGTTCACTTACCCGCAGTTGGTAATACCCAGACCAGAAGTCAATTTTTGAGAACAACCTAGCGACCTTTAgcggtcaaataaatcatcaatcctgggcaatggatatctattcttaatTGTTACCTTGTTCAGTTGCTGGTAATCAATACAAAGCCTAAGagttccatctttctttttcacaaataaaacagGAGCTCCCTAAGGAGAAACACTTAGGCGAATAAAACCTTTCTTAAGAAGTTCTTGCAATTGAATtttcaactccttcaattctgctggagccattgGATAAGGAGTTATAGAAATAGGAGTAGTTCCAGGAATAACCTCTATAGGAAATTTAACTTCCCTTTTCGAGGGCAATCCAGGAAGATTTTCAGGGAAAACATCAAGAAATTCACATACCACTGGTATATCCTTAAGGCTTGGACTTTCCAGGTGTGTATCAAATATATGAGCAAGATAAGCTTCACAACCCTGACTAACCATCTTTCTTGCCACAACCGCGGAGATAATATTAGATGTCAATGATCTTTCACCTTGAACAATgatgtgtgaaaatgaaggagCTCTAAAGGTCACATGCTTCGACCTACAATCAACTACGTCATGGTATCTATGAAGCCAATCCATACCGATGATGACATCATAGTCTTGGAAAGGCATTTCAATCAAATCAACAGGGAAGACTAGATTTTGAATCACCAAGGGACAACCTCGATAGATTTGATTACAAACAACCTGTTGACCCAAAGGACTTTGGACAAGCACACCACAATCAAGTCTTACAGATTTCACATTTTTAGGAAAAACCAATGATAAGCAAACATAAGAATgtgtagaaccaggatcaaatAATGTAACAACATATAAGCCAAATAAGTGAAATTTACCAACAACCACGTCTGCTCCATATTAGCCATCCCTCTATCTCATAGTATAAGCTCGTGTTGTACTCTTGACCCACTAGCTTGATTGGCTCCATCTGCACTTATTGCTTGCATATTTCTAGATCTTGCACCACTATTCCCTTGAGAAGGAATGGTAATAGGTTTCTGAACTGAGCCTTCCGTACGCGGAGAAAAAGTAGGGTTAGGATTAGGACAATCCTTCACTTTATGATCGAAGCTCCCACAATTAAAACAAGTACCAGAAGCTCTCCTCGAAGTTGATCAAAGAAGTTCAAACTAGAGGAAAGCTTGATTTTAAGTCAAGGGAGGATGGTGTTCTATTTTATCgaaataggttatgtgttcctaaagatgacaacttgaggaaagaaattTTGAATGAAGCACATACTTCACCATATGCAATGCATCCTGGAGGTACTAAAATGTACCAAACCATCAAAGAACACTACTAGTGGAATGGTATATGAAGAAGGACATTGCGGAATTTATTTCCAAATGCTTAGTTTGTCAACAAATAAAGGCCGAGCATCAAGTCCCAACTGGTTTGTTACAACCCTTATCGATACCTGAGTGGAAATGGAAAGAATAACTATGGAGTTTGTTTACGGGCTTCCACGCACTCAAAGAAATCATGATGCGATTTGGGTTATAGTTGATAGGCTAACCAAGGGTGCTCCTTTCTTGGCCATCAGAATGGACTACCCACTTGAACGTTTAGCAGAATTGTACGTTAATGAGATTATGAGGCTGCATGGAGTTCCTATTTCTATTGTGTCTGACCGAGACCCAAGGTTTACATCCAGATTCTGGACTAGCTTGCAAGAAGCTTTGGGCATTAGGTTGAACTTTAGTACTTCTTTCCATCCTCAGACAGACAGCCAGTCTGAGAGGGTGATTCAaatcttggaagatatgcttTGAGCTTGCATTATGGAATTTGAGGGTAGTTGGGACAGAAACCTAGCCTTGATAGAATTcacttacaataatagctaccaatCAAGTATTGGCATGCCTCCCTACGAAGCATTATATGGGAGAAAGTGTAGAACTACTCTTTGTTGGAGTGAAGTTGGTGAAAGAAAATTGGTTGGTCCTGAGATTGTGCAACAAACTGAAGATAAGGTAAAAATCATCAAGGATCGTCTAAAAATTGCCTCGGAtagacaaaagtcttatgctGATCTAAAGAGGTGTGAAGTTGAACATCAAGTGGGAGATAAGGTATTTTTAAAGGTTTCTCCATGAAAGAAGATTGTGAGGTTTggccaaaaaggaaaacttagtcCTCGATTTATTGGACCATATGAAGTACTTGAGAGAGTTGGTCCAGTTGCATATAAACTAGCTCTTCCACCGGAGTTAGATAAAATCCACAATgtcttccatgtttctatgcttagaAGATATCGCTCAGATCCATCTCATGTTCTTCCTGTTGAATCCA
It includes:
- the LOC132029495 gene encoding uncharacterized protein LOC132029495 gives rise to the protein MEFEGSWDRNLALIEFTYNNSYQSSIGMPPYEALYGRKCRTTLCWSEVGERKLVGPEIVQQTEDKIVRFGQKGKLSPRFIGPYEVLERVGPVAYKLALPPELDKIHNVFHVSMLRRYRSDPSHVLPVESIEVSPDLTYKEEPIQILAHRTKELRNKKIPLVKVLWRNHSGKEATWEQEEDMRIQYP